From the genome of Candidatus Hydrogenedentota bacterium:
GAACCGGCCGGGATGGTATTCCGGCAGCCAATCTCGCGTACGCACCCACACGCGGAATGCGCCTGTCTCGGGAATCCGCACTACGGTGGACGCATCTGCGACACTCGTCCCGACGCCCGGTGCGATAAGATATGCCGAGCCGATGAGATGGACAAACTGCGTGTCCGCCACCCAGCCGCCATAGTCCCCGAAATCCTCCGCATCCAGCCATACCAAGCCATCAATTACCACCGCCTCACGCGTCGGCGTGACCAAGGGGGCCTCCCCGGCCCGGTCCCACTCTTCGAGCGGTGTCTCAGCTATGCTAACTGAGGCCCAAATAATCCCAAACATCAACCCGACCCACGTGCTTCGACTGGTCATGTTCTTCTCCAAGCATTTCTCGACGTCACGCATTTATGACACGGTCCCGTGCTCCGACGCAATTGCCACCAAACTAAAACGCAATATGATCAGTTACTTAGAGCCTCTAACAAAAGTCTTTTAGTGGATTGAAACAAATAAGGATGCATGCGGTGCGGACGAAGGCCTCATGAATATCGGCGCGTTTCTCATGGCGCACGCGCAGCCGCCGAAACTGGTGCAGGCAAGCCATCGTGCGTTCAATCAGCCAGCGTGTTTTTCCGAGGCCGCTCCCATGTTCGGTATCGCGCTTGGCAAGCACGGGTTGGATTCCTTTCTTGTGTAGAGCGTCCCGGTGGGGTTCGGAGTCATAGCCACGGTCTCCCTGGACGCTGTTGGGGCGTTAGCGCGGTTTTCCAACTTTGCCGCGTACCGGGGGGAACGGCTCGGTCAAGGGCAACAACTGGGTAATATCATGGGTGTTCGCGCCAGTCAAGACAAACGAAAGCGGAACGCCGTTGGCGTCGCTGAGCACATGATGCTTAGTCCCCGCTTTGCGCCGACCCGTCGGGTTAGGCCCCGTTTTCTGCCCCCAAAAACCGCGCGCAGCGAAGAGGAGTTCACCAGCGCGGGTGACCAGTCGATGGCATCGGCTTTGTGCAAACGCGCCAGAAGGGCCACATGGATTCTTGCCCATACGCCGTCTTGCTGCCAGGCATGGAGGCGCCGCCAACAGGTCATGCCGCTGCCGCACCCCATCTCCTTGGGCAAGTCTTCCCATGCGATGCCGGAACGCAGCACAAACAGAATCCCCGTCAGCACCTTTCGGTTGGGCACAGGCGGACGACCGTTGCTGCCCGCTGGCTTGTCGGGCGGCAACAATGGCTCGATCAACGCCCACAAATCGTCTGGGAAAATCTCTCGGGCCACAGGCGCGCTCCAGTGCAGCCGCGTGGTTGGTTGTACCCGACGGAACACGCGGAGATGTTCCGCCCTGAGGTGTTCGACAGGCGCGCGCAGACAGAGGCGTTCTTGACTCGCGGTGCCTGTCTCGAAGAACGGGCCGAGGGGGGACCGCGAACAAAGACGGCGCGGTGAGTTCCGGCGCGGGCCGGTGTTCAGCGGGCGGTGAGTTTGCGGGCGTGAAAGGCTTCGGCGTAGCGGGAGGGCGAGTTGCATTCCATGCCGCGGAGGCGCAGAACGCCGCGGAACAATTCTTCGTCGAACCAATGCTTGCCGCTTTGGGTCGGGAAATGGCGCATGAGCGCGGCGACTTTGCGCCGCACGGTCGCGGCGCTCAGCGGCACGAAGAAGTTGGGCACGCCGAAGTCGCCGTCGTATTTCGGGACTTCGTATTCGAGTATGAAATGGTCGCGCCACGTGTTCCAGGTGAGTTCGTGAATGAGCCGGTGGTCCTGATGCCGGTCGTCGCGATAGTGGGTGAAGATGAGGTCCGGCGCGACGATTGCCTTGAGGTTTTCGAATTCCTCCTTGATCGCTTCGCCCGTGTACGGGAAGAAACCGTCCCGAAACTGCTTGAGAAAGACGGTGGCCGATGTCGCGCGGCGCAGGAAGTGCTTGGCGCTGCGTTCGGCTTCTCGCGCGCGCGCGCCGGATGCCGCGAACACGGCCCAGTGCACGCTCACGTTGCGCCGGGCATGGAGCAATTGGAGCATGGCGCCGCCGCAACCGATTTCGATGTCGTCGCTGTGCGCGCCGAGGCACAGAATGGAAAGGGGCGCGTCGGGGTCGCGGTCCAGGGCCATCCGGAGCATGGGGGCCTCAGTGGCGCGCGGGCGGTTGCGGCGCGCCCGTGCGCCAGACTTGCCACGGGGCCTCGCCCCGCGCGCACATCTCGTCCAGTTCCTGCTTCTCCTTGAACGTGTCGATGCAGGTCCAGAACCCTTGGTATTGGTAGCCGAACAG
Proteins encoded in this window:
- a CDS encoding PIG-L family deacetylase; amino-acid sequence: MLRMALDRDPDAPLSILCLGAHSDDIEIGCGGAMLQLLHARRNVSVHWAVFAASGARAREAERSAKHFLRRATSATVFLKQFRDGFFPYTGEAIKEEFENLKAIVAPDLIFTHYRDDRHQDHRLIHELTWNTWRDHFILEYEVPKYDGDFGVPNFFVPLSAATVRRKVAALMRHFPTQSGKHWFDEELFRGVLRLRGMECNSPSRYAEAFHARKLTAR